The following proteins are encoded in a genomic region of Castor canadensis chromosome 19, mCasCan1.hap1v2, whole genome shotgun sequence:
- the Fem1b gene encoding protein fem-1 homolog B: MEGLAGYVYKAASEGKVLTLAALLLNRSESDIRYLLGYVSQQGGQRSTPLIIAARNGHAKVVRLLLEHYRVQTQQTGTVRFDGYVIDGATALWCAAGAGHFEVVKLLVSHGANVNHTTVTNSTPLRAACFDGRLDIVKYLVENNANISIANKYDNTCLMIAAYKGHTDVVRYLLEQRADPNAKAHCGATALHFAAEAGHIDIVKELIKWRAAIVVNGHGMTPLKVAAESCKADVVELLLSHADCDRRSRIEALELLGASFANDRENYDIMKTYHYLYLAMLERFQDGENILEKEVLPPIHAYGNRTECRNPQELESIRQDRDALHMEGLIVRERILGADNIDVSHPIIYRGAVYADNMEFEQCIKLWLHALHLRQKGNRNTHKDLLRFAQVFSQMIHLNETVKAPDIECVLRCSVLEIEQSMNRVKNIPDADVHSAMDNYECNLYTFLYLVCISTKTQCSEEDQCRINKQIYNLIHLDPRTREGFTLLHLAVNSNTPVDDFHTNDVCSFPNALVTKLLLDCGAEVNAVDNEGNSALHIIVQYNRPISDFLTLHSIIISLVEAGAHTDMTNKQNKTPLDKSTTGVSEILLKTQMKMSLKCLAARAVRANDINYQDQIPRTLEEFVGFH; the protein is encoded by the exons ATGGAGGGCCTGGCCGGCTATGTGTACAAGGCGGCCAGCGAAGGCAAGGTCCTGACCCTGGCCGCCTTGCTCCTCAACCGGTCCGAGAGCGATATCCGCTACCTGCTGGGCTACGTGAGCCAGCAGGGGGGACAGCGCTCCACGCCCCTCATCATCGCCGCCCGCAACGGGCACGCCAAGGTGGTGCGCTTGCTGCTGGAGCATTACCGGGTGCAGACGCAGCAGACCGGCACGGTCCGCTTCGACGG GTATGTCATTGATGGTGCAACTGCTCTCTGGTGTGCTGCAGGAGCAGGGCACTTTGAAGTCGTTAAACTTCTAGTCAGCCATGGAGCCAACGTGAACCACACCACAGTAACTAACTCCACCCCACTGCGAGCTGCATGCTTTGATGGCAGACTGGACATTGTGAAGTACTTGGTTGAAAATAATGCCAACATCAGCATTGCCAATAAGTATGACAACACCTGCCTGATGATTGCGGCATACAAGGGGCACACAGATGTGGTGAGGTACCTGTTAGAGCAGCGTGCCGATCCCAATGCTAAAGCCCATTGTGGAGCCACAGCGCTACACTTTGCAGCAGAGGCTGGGCACATAGACATTGTGAAAGAGCTGATAAAATGGCGAGCCGCCATTGTGGTGAATGGCCATGGGATGACACCACTGAAGGTAGCTGCTGAGAGCTGTAAAGCCGATGTGGTCGAGCTGCTGCTGTCTCATGCCGACTGTGATCGAAGAAGTCGGATCGAGGCTTTGGAACTCTTGGGTGCCTCCTTTGCAAACGACCGTGAGAACTATGACATCATGAAGACATACCACTATTTATATTTAGCCATGTTGGAGAGGTTTCAAGATGGTGAGAACATTCTTGAAAAAGAGGTTCTCCCACCGATCCATGCTTACGGGAATAGAACTGAGTGCAGAAACCCTCAGGAGCTGGAGTCCATTCGGCAAGATAGAGACGCTCTCCACATGGAAGGCCTCATAGTTCGGGAACGGATCTTAGGTGCTGACAACATTGATGTCTCCCATCCCATCATTTACAGGGGGGCTGTTTATGCGGATAACATGGAATTCGAACAGTGTATCAAATTGTGGCTTCACGCTTTGCACCTCAGGCAGAAAGGTAACAGGAATACCCACAAAGATCTTCTTCGATTTGCTCAAGTTTTCTCACAGATGATACATTTGAATGAAACTGTGAAGGCCCCAGACATAGAATGTGTTTTGAGATGCAGTGTTTTGGAAATTGAACAGAGTATGAACAGAGTTAAAAATATTCCAGATGCTGATGTCCATAGTGCTATGGACAACTACGAATGTAATCTGTACACCTTCCTGTACTTAGTGTGCATCTCCACCAAGACCCAGTGCAGCGAGGAAGACCAGTGCAGAATTAACAAGCAGATCTACAACCTGATCCACCTTGACCCCAGAACTCGGGAAGGCTTCACCCTGCTGCATCTAGCCGTCAACTCCAATACCCCAGTCGATGATTTCCACACCAATGACGTCTGCAGCTTTCCCAACGCACTTGTCACGAAGCTCCTGCTGGACTGTGGTGCCGAGGTGAATGCTGTAGACAACGAGGGCAACAGTGCCCTTCATATTATCGTCCAGTACAACAGGCCCATCAGCGATTTCCTGACCCTGCACTCCATCATCATTAGCCTTGTTGAAGCTGGCGCTCACACTGACATGACAAATAAACAGAACAAGACTCCACTAGACAAAAGTACCACTGGGGTGTCTGAAATACTGCTTAAAACTCAGATGAAGATGAGCCTCAAGTGCCTGGCTGCCCGAGCAGTTCGGGCTAATGACATCAACTACCAAGACCAGATCCCCAGAACTCTGGAAGAGTTTGTTGGATTTCATTAA